The Saprospiraceae bacterium genomic interval TTAACCGATTCCTGAATAAATTGGATGGCTTGCTCTCCCTGTATATCAGTCAGATACTTTTTCTTACCCTCTACTTCTTTCCAATAGGGAAATCCATTTACTATTTCTGATGAAAAAATGCTGTCAATGGAAGCCTCCATCTTAACTCCAAATTTTCCAACAAAGCCGGTACGATAGCCTGCCTTTTTTAAAAGGTATGGGTAACTGATATCAGTATACTTTTTCTTAACAGGAGGCTTTTTAAAAGTGAAATCATGAGTTCGCTCATAGAGCCCAGTTAAAATGCTTGCCCTGCTGGCAGCACAAATTGGAGTAGTAACAAAGGCATGAGAAAATCGAACTCCTTTCTCAGCAAGTTTATCAATGTTAGGTGTTGAAATGATAGTATTACCAGCACAGCCCAGCATATCCCACCTTTGATCGTCGGTAAGTATGAATACAATATTAGGTGGGTTTGAAATACTTTTTTTGGGCGGTTCATCTTGCATGAATTTATAAAAAAACAAAATTATCATTCCCGATAAAAAAGTCACCTTACCATATGGATAAAAACTTTTGAATAGATTTTTCATTTTTTATTATTTCCTTTTAAGATTCTTTTATAAATTCTGCGCCAATATTAAAAAATATTCTCTGTCCCCGAATAAGCCCAATCGTAGAAATCTTTTAAAATCAAAATTCAAAAATTATCAGAACTATTTTCAACTTTAAATTTAAATTACAACCACCACTTTATCTGTTTTAAATATTCTAATGGTATATAATTCAGCTTCTGAATGGTGCCGTCTTCTAGTAACTTATATCCTTTAGGCACATTGTTGCTCCAGGTTAAATTTGGAACTTGCTGCAATAATAGCCCTCTCAGATCAATAATCAATTTGTTATTACCAGGTTTGTATGCAATATTGTTCCATTCATTTTTATCAATATCATGGTCATAGAGCTCTTCCAATCCACTGGGAGGGTAATAAATATAGCGATATCGCTCGGTTCGAATAGTATATGCATCGTATGGCTTATCATTTATAGAATCTTTTAATTCATAAGTAGAAAGGACTGGTTTATGGTTAAAGGCTTTATCTTTAAACATAGGTACAAGGCTCTCCCCATCGCAATATGAAGGGGTCTTTTCACCAATGAGTTCAGCCAAAGTTGGAAAGATATCAATTGTTCCAACCGGTACATGGGTTGATGATCCTGCCTCGGTAATACCCGGGACCATAAAGAATAAAGGGGCTCGCAAAGATCTTTCCCAAAGAGTAAATTTTTCCCAGTTTTCTTTCTCGCCCATGTGCATACCATGATCAGACCACAACACAATAATTGTATTATTTTTTATATAGTGATTTTTCAAAACCATCTAAAAGTCTGCCCAGCATTGCATCTGTGAATGAGATGGTTGCCATGTATGCCTGAATCACTTTCTTTGTTTGTTTATTGTCGACTATAAACTTATCCAGAGGCCTTCTTCCGTGATTCCATGCATCTGTAAGATCATTTTTCTTTATTTCAACATCACGAATGGAATCAATGGGATAAAGGTCAAAATATTTTTGTGGGACTTCCCATGGATCGTGAGGTTTAGTCAAACCTACTGCCAGGAAAAATGGTTTATCGTGAGGTTGGGATAACTCATAATTTGCCCAATCAACAATCTGATAATCGGCC includes:
- a CDS encoding sulfatase-like hydrolase/transferase; amino-acid sequence: MKNHYIKNNTIIVLWSDHGMHMGEKENWEKFTLWERSLRAPLFFMVPGITEAGSSTHVPVGTIDIFPTLAELIGEKTPSYCDGESLVPMFKDKAFNHKPVLSTYELKDSINDKPYDAYTIRTERYRYIYYPPSGLEELYDHDIDKNEWNNIAYKPGNNKLIIDLRGLLLQQVPNLTWSNNVPKGYKLLEDGTIQKLNYIPLEYLKQIKWWL